In Euphorbia lathyris chromosome 10, ddEupLath1.1, whole genome shotgun sequence, a single genomic region encodes these proteins:
- the LOC136208117 gene encoding BTB/POZ domain-containing protein At5g03250-like, translating to MALMRLGSKSDAFHLQGQSWVCTNGLQSDVTVEIGNMSFNLHKFPLLSRSGLLEKMIEELPMTLENSSSPVLNLDELPGGPKAFELISKFCYGIKIDLTCLNVVSLRCASEFLKMTEDYGEGNLILQTENLLNDVFSNWEDSLKALETCEEVVSYAEELRIISRLIDSLATKSCVDISSLPRSSTVSTDGIWNGISVSKVPIVSSMVDDWWFEDISCLNLSLYKQFILAIQSKGMKPETIAASLFHYSNKHLPQITDGKSSFPSEADEKILLEEIVTLLPYKKGVSSPKFLLRLLRTAMALHSSPICRENLEKRIGTELDQALLVDLLIPNIGYSAETLYDIDCVQRILDHFMSLQQETVFSPCIVEENPFVSGVAESLTPATTVASLVDGFLAEIAPDVNLKPQKFEALAATVPDYARPVDDGVYHAVDMYLKAHPWLTDMEREQLCRLMNCQKLSLEASTHAAQNERLPLRVIVQVLFFEQLRLRTSVSGWFFVSENLHNSQNPNNNLSGKDMKERVSEIEKECSAMKQDIHRLMKSKNKWKLFSKRFSFRRQKLHPCSYRKVSDFKESSINEHQDQLSNADV from the exons ATGGCTCTCATGAGGCTGGGCTCCAAATCTGATGCCTTTCATCTCCAAGGACAATCCTG GGTTTGCACAAATGGGCTTCAAAGTGATGTTACGGTTGAAATTGGAAATATGTCTTTCAATCTCCACAAG TTTCCATTGCTTTCAAGGAGTGGACTTCTTGAAAAAATGATCGAAGAACTTCCTATGACATTGGAAAACTCATCATCTCCTGTCCTAAACCTTGATGAACTTCCCGGAGGACCGAAAGCATTTGAACTCATTAGCAAATTCTGCTACGGTATCAAAATAGACCTCACTTGTCTTAACGTAGTAAGTCTCCGATGTGCATCCGAATTTCTCAAAATGACTGAAGATTACGGCGAAGGAAATCTTATTCTGCAAACCGAAAATTTGCTCAACGACGTTTTCAGCAACTGGGAAGATTCTTTGAAAGCACTCGAAACGTGCGAAGAAGTCGTCTCGTATGCAGAGGAACTGCGCATTATCTCTAGGCTAATCGATTCGTTAGCGACGAAATCCTGTGTGGACATTAGTAGTTTGCCTCGGTCTTCGACGGTAAGCACCGACGGAATTTGGAACGGGATTTCCGTCAGTAAAGTACCGATTGTTTCATCAATGGTTGATGATTGGTGGTTCGAAGATATTTCGTGCCTGAATTTATCTCTTTACAAACAATTCATTTTAGCAATTCAATCAAAAGGAATGAAGCCTGAAACTATTGCTGCTTCTCTTTTTCACTACTCCAACAAGCATCTCccgcagattaccgacggaaaaagTTCTTTTCCGTCGGAAGCCGACGAGAAAATTCTCCTAGAAGAAATTGTGACTTTGTTGCCATATAAAAAGGGTGTTTCTTCCCCTAAATTTCTCCTCAGGCTGCTTCGGACGGCAATGGCGTTGCATTCAAGTCCGATTTGTCGGGAAAATTTGGAGAAACGGATAGGAACCGAGTTGGATCAGGCTTTACTCGTCGATCTTTTGATACCGAATATTGGATATTCAGCGGAAACACTTTATGATATTGATTGTGTTCAGAGAATTCTTGACCATTTTATGTCTTTGCAGCAAGAAACAGTTTTTTCGCCTTGCATTGTTGAAGAGAATCCGTTTGTTAGCGGGGTGGCGGAGTCGTTGACTCCTGCAACGACTGTCGCGAGTTTAGTGGACGGATTTCTCGCCGAAATAGCTCCGGATGTTAATTTGAAGCCACAAAAATTTGAGGCACTTGCAGCTACTGTTCCTGATTATGCAAGGCCTGTTGATGATGGAGTTTATCATGCTGTTGATATGTATCTTAAG GCACATCCATGGCTTACGGACATGGAAAGGGAACAACTATGCAGATTAATGAATTGCCAGAAATTATCACTAGAAGCCAGCACTCACGCTGCTCAAAACGAGAGGCTTCCTCTCCGAGTGATCGTTCAAGTTCTCTTCTTCGAACAGCTCCGCCTCCGAACCTCCGTGTCCGGGTGGTTTTTCGTCTCGGAGAATCTTCACAATTCTCAGAATCCTAATAATAATCTCTCCGGCAAAGATATGAAAGAACGTGTGTCTGAGATTGAAAAGGAATGTTCAGCTATGAAACAAGATATTCACAGGCTGATGAAATCAAAGAATAAATGGAAATTGTTTTCCAAAAGATTCAGTTTCAGAAGACAGAAACTTCATCCTTGCAGTTATAGAAAAGTTTCTGATTTTAAAGAATCTTCCATTAACGAACACCAAGATCAACTAAGTAATGCTGATGTTTAA